Proteins found in one Lysinibacillus fusiformis genomic segment:
- a CDS encoding MBL fold metallo-hydrolase, protein MRFSVLASGSTGNSIYVENDDHAFIVDAGLSGKKMEQLFTKIDRNMKQLSGIFVTHEHSDHIKGIGVLARKYHVPIYANAKTWQAMDGLVGDIPVEQRFEFEMDTVKHFGSLAVESFAVSHDAADPMFYTFHENDRKLVIITDTGYVSDRMKGIIRGADSFVFESNHDVNMLQMGRYPWSIKRRILSDVGHVSNEDAAIAMSEVVFDKTTNIYLSHLSKDNNMKELARMSVAQTLQSCGILVGEHVHLYDTDAEEPTKLVTV, encoded by the coding sequence ATGCGATTTAGTGTTTTAGCAAGTGGCAGTACAGGGAATTCGATTTATGTAGAGAATGACGATCATGCTTTTATCGTCGATGCGGGTCTTAGTGGGAAAAAGATGGAGCAACTCTTTACAAAAATCGACCGTAATATGAAGCAACTCAGTGGTATCTTTGTTACACATGAGCACAGTGATCATATTAAAGGAATTGGTGTACTGGCACGAAAATATCATGTACCAATTTACGCAAACGCCAAAACGTGGCAGGCGATGGACGGGCTTGTTGGTGACATTCCTGTTGAGCAACGTTTTGAATTTGAAATGGATACAGTGAAGCATTTTGGTTCTTTAGCTGTTGAATCCTTTGCCGTTTCACACGATGCAGCAGATCCAATGTTCTACACTTTTCATGAAAATGATCGCAAGCTAGTCATTATTACAGATACTGGCTATGTTAGTGATCGTATGAAAGGAATTATCCGCGGCGCAGATTCTTTTGTCTTTGAAAGTAATCATGATGTCAATATGCTTCAAATGGGACGTTATCCTTGGTCTATTAAACGTCGTATTTTAAGCGATGTAGGACATGTGTCTAATGAGGATGCAGCGATCGCTATGAGTGAGGTTGTATTTGATAAGACGACCAATATTTATCTTTCACATTTAAGTAAAGATAATAATATGAAAGAGCTAGCACGTATGAGTGTCGCACAAACTTTGCAATCTTGTGGCATCCTTGTTGGTGAGCATGTTCATCTTTATGATACGGATGCAGAAGAACCAACAAAATTAGTCACAGTTTAA
- the dnaB gene encoding replicative DNA helicase — MSEPMMDRVPPHNREAEQSVIGAIFLEPQALITASEILLADDFYLNAHKKIFETMLRLSDQGKAIDVVTVTEELSAKKEIEDVGGLSYLLELANAVPTAANVAHYAKIVEEKALLRRLIRVATKIVEDGYTREDEVEALLGEAEKKMMEVANRKNAGDFKHVKDVLVETFDNIEQLQSQKGEVTGIPTGFRDLDNITAGFQRNDLIIVAARPSVGKTAFALNVAQSVAVQARENVAIFSLEMGAEQLVMRMLCAEGNIDAQVLRTGALTTEDWGKLTMAMGSLSNSGIFIDDTPGVRINEIRAKCRRLAQENGLGMILIDYLQLIQGSGKPGENRQQEVSEISRSLKGLARELKVPVIALSQLSRGVEQRQDKRPMMSDLRESGSIEQDADIVAFLYRDDYYDKESENKNMIEIIIAKQRNGPTGTVTLAFKKEFNKFINVDWSQMPPPPPRD, encoded by the coding sequence ATGAGTGAACCGATGATGGACCGCGTTCCACCGCATAACCGGGAGGCGGAACAATCGGTTATCGGTGCTATCTTCCTTGAGCCACAAGCATTAATAACAGCATCAGAAATTTTATTGGCAGATGATTTTTATTTAAATGCCCATAAGAAAATTTTCGAAACGATGTTGCGCTTGAGTGATCAAGGAAAAGCGATAGATGTTGTAACAGTTACTGAAGAATTATCAGCTAAAAAAGAGATTGAGGACGTTGGCGGGCTTTCTTATTTACTAGAGCTCGCCAATGCTGTCCCTACAGCTGCCAATGTCGCCCATTATGCCAAAATCGTTGAGGAAAAGGCCCTCTTACGTCGATTGATTCGGGTCGCTACGAAAATCGTCGAGGACGGCTATACGCGTGAAGACGAAGTAGAGGCATTATTAGGTGAGGCAGAGAAGAAAATGATGGAGGTTGCCAATCGTAAGAATGCAGGAGACTTTAAGCATGTTAAAGATGTGCTAGTGGAAACTTTCGATAATATTGAGCAACTTCAATCACAAAAGGGAGAAGTAACGGGTATACCAACTGGCTTCCGTGATTTAGATAACATTACTGCTGGCTTTCAGCGCAACGACTTAATCATTGTTGCTGCACGTCCATCTGTAGGGAAAACGGCCTTTGCATTGAATGTTGCGCAAAGTGTTGCCGTACAAGCACGTGAAAATGTAGCAATCTTTTCTTTAGAGATGGGTGCAGAGCAACTGGTAATGCGTATGCTTTGTGCAGAGGGAAATATAGATGCACAAGTTTTACGTACAGGTGCTTTAACTACAGAAGATTGGGGTAAACTAACTATGGCAATGGGTAGTTTATCGAATTCAGGGATTTTTATTGATGATACACCTGGTGTACGTATCAATGAAATTCGTGCAAAATGTCGTCGTTTAGCACAGGAAAATGGACTAGGAATGATCTTAATCGATTATTTACAGTTGATTCAGGGTAGTGGCAAGCCAGGAGAAAACCGTCAGCAAGAGGTATCAGAGATTTCACGTTCCTTAAAGGGATTAGCCCGTGAATTAAAGGTACCTGTTATTGCTTTATCACAGTTATCTCGTGGAGTTGAGCAGCGACAAGATAAACGGCCAATGATGAGTGACTTACGTGAATCGGGAAGTATTGAGCAAGATGCTGATATTGTTGCGTTTTTATACCGTGATGATTATTACGATAAAGAATCTGAGAATAAAAATATGATCGAAATCATCATTGCGAAACAACGTAATGGTCCAACAGGAACCGTTACATTGGCCTTTAAAAAAGAATTCAATAAATTCATTAATGTGGATTGGTCACAAATGCCACCACCACCGCCACGTGATTAG
- a CDS encoding two-component system regulatory protein YycI, whose translation MDWNRTKSIFIFVFLILNIFLYSLYVNRYNEAKDIEVPGERTIEARLKDDNITYGTLPNNIESASYMTAQVHKFTPAEFSNNNQQIKFKDDNNTKARVIFMRPIKLRNVSDDASFTDFALANIIEGASYALWKVDREERVAIFFQKTNNRMFYYSGSLKIKWNANNEVTMYEQTMIDNIEEMEQQETVIPPLQIIQTLYAKGPLKPDSRITQMKLGYSTLVKLTRTQVLVPTWEVQVKLSDGTKEEYFVNAVEGKVIEIQEDKQESEEEDWGVE comes from the coding sequence ATGGATTGGAATAGAACAAAATCTATTTTTATATTCGTTTTTTTAATACTTAACATCTTCTTGTATTCACTTTATGTCAATCGCTATAATGAAGCGAAAGATATTGAGGTACCTGGTGAAAGAACAATAGAAGCTCGTTTAAAAGATGACAATATTACATATGGCACATTACCAAATAATATTGAATCTGCTTCGTATATGACAGCTCAAGTGCATAAATTCACACCAGCTGAATTTAGTAATAACAACCAACAAATTAAATTTAAGGATGATAATAATACAAAGGCACGGGTTATTTTTATGAGGCCTATTAAATTACGTAATGTGAGCGATGATGCAAGCTTTACAGATTTTGCCCTTGCAAACATTATTGAAGGAGCATCTTATGCTTTATGGAAAGTAGATCGCGAAGAACGAGTAGCGATTTTTTTCCAAAAGACAAACAACCGAATGTTCTATTATAGCGGTTCATTAAAAATCAAATGGAATGCAAATAACGAAGTAACAATGTATGAACAAACAATGATTGATAATATTGAAGAAATGGAACAGCAGGAAACAGTTATTCCACCACTTCAAATTATTCAAACTTTGTATGCAAAAGGACCGCTCAAGCCAGACTCGCGCATTACACAAATGAAACTAGGTTACTCAACGCTTGTTAAATTGACACGTACACAGGTATTGGTGCCAACATGGGAAGTTCAAGTGAAATTATCTGATGGGACAAAAGAGGAGTACTTTGTGAATGCAGTAGAAGGAAAAGTCATCGAAATCCAGGAGGACAAGCAAGAGAGCGAAGAAGAAGACTGGGGAGTTGAATAA
- a CDS encoding adenylosuccinate synthase: MTSVVVVGTQWGDEGKGKITDFLSHKADAIARFAGGDNAGHTIKIDGETYKLHLIPSGIFYKEKTSVIGNGLVVNPKSLVTELKGLQERGINTDNLRISNRAHVILPYHIKQDIADEESRGDNKIGTTCKGIGPCYQDKVARIGIRMADLLDKEIFEEKLRHNLAIKNKLFEKFYEVEGVTFEEIFEEYYGYGQEIAKYVADTSKILNDVLDEGGKVLFEGAQGILLDVDQGTYPYVTSSNPVAGGVAIGAGVGPSRVTSVIGVSKAYTSRVGDGPFPTELFDEVGQQIREVGREYGTTTGRPRRVGWFDTVVVRHSRRVSGITHLALNSIDVLSGLETVKICTAYNYKGETITEYPANLHIIEQCEPIYEELPGWSEDVTSCRTLEELPENARRYVERISELTGIQIATFSVGPAREQTNVLVDVWEA, from the coding sequence ATGACATCAGTAGTAGTTGTAGGAACACAGTGGGGAGACGAAGGAAAAGGTAAAATTACAGATTTCCTTTCGCACAAAGCCGATGCCATCGCTCGTTTTGCCGGTGGAGATAATGCAGGACATACCATTAAAATTGATGGTGAAACTTATAAATTACATTTAATTCCATCAGGGATCTTCTATAAAGAAAAAACTTCAGTAATTGGTAATGGATTAGTTGTGAATCCAAAATCACTGGTAACGGAGCTTAAAGGTTTACAAGAGCGCGGTATTAATACAGATAATCTACGTATTTCTAATCGTGCACATGTTATTTTGCCTTATCATATTAAACAAGATATAGCTGATGAAGAAAGTCGTGGAGACAATAAAATCGGCACAACTTGTAAAGGAATTGGACCTTGTTATCAAGATAAAGTAGCACGTATTGGGATTCGTATGGCTGACTTACTTGATAAGGAAATCTTTGAAGAAAAACTACGTCATAATTTAGCCATTAAAAATAAATTATTTGAGAAATTCTATGAAGTTGAAGGCGTAACATTCGAAGAAATTTTCGAGGAATACTATGGTTATGGACAAGAAATTGCAAAATATGTCGCAGATACATCTAAAATCTTAAATGATGTCCTTGATGAAGGCGGTAAAGTGCTATTCGAAGGTGCACAAGGAATTTTACTTGATGTCGATCAAGGTACGTATCCATATGTAACATCTTCAAATCCAGTTGCAGGAGGAGTAGCGATTGGCGCTGGTGTTGGTCCATCACGCGTGACAAGTGTTATAGGTGTATCCAAAGCCTATACATCTCGTGTAGGAGATGGTCCTTTCCCAACAGAGTTATTTGATGAAGTGGGTCAACAAATTCGCGAGGTAGGTCGCGAATACGGTACAACAACTGGTCGTCCACGTCGTGTAGGCTGGTTCGACACAGTCGTTGTTCGTCACTCACGCCGTGTAAGTGGCATTACTCATCTTGCCCTTAACTCTATCGATGTTTTATCTGGTTTAGAAACAGTAAAAATTTGTACAGCATATAACTATAAAGGTGAAACAATTACAGAATATCCAGCAAATCTTCATATTATTGAACAATGTGAACCGATTTATGAAGAGCTTCCAGGCTGGTCAGAGGATGTAACAAGCTGCCGAACTTTAGAAGAGCTACCTGAAAATGCACGCCGCTATGTGGAGCGTATTAGCGAACTAACGGGCATTCAAATTGCTACTTTCTCTGTTGGACCTGCACGTGAGCAAACAAACGTGTTAGTGGACGTTTGGGAAGCATAA
- a CDS encoding YycH family regulatory protein, with protein MKYIEPVKSVVLFLLVMLSVILTFLIWTYTPDYKYIEKTEGEEILIKPQKDMEDIIRPYKAIFRSEEEFTGTVSNAAMKDMMKVFKGWNVLDLVPVNNNLSANYVNQIIGADHRMTIFFTGEIPFSAFNTTFQFTDKELPETTFNRMIIDWSNYNSKELMLYYISGNNQSLFRSRVSVPNMNQFIQEVIEPAKKYEVFKEVEREGYTSLYLANSNIESVKYTYFIEDITPELFKNVLFPDPNIVQRNVESASSEKYTDGMSLMTLETNLKSLNYVYPAAESSIRVEPSKLLKDSFEFINEHGGFTADFRYASSNTNKNQIDYQMYLQGFPVYSNHVITRMTTIWGDSRIFHYKRPYFSLDMDISLEKEIKELASGAEIAERLKSANSIPLSDIDEIVLGYYLTQNQEQNIFIFEPCWFVIRNGSWTKLTPEVLGGVKNGLE; from the coding sequence ATGAAATATATAGAGCCGGTTAAATCTGTTGTATTATTTCTACTTGTCATGCTGAGTGTGATCTTAACCTTTTTAATTTGGACTTATACACCTGATTATAAATACATTGAAAAAACAGAGGGAGAGGAAATTTTAATTAAGCCGCAAAAGGATATGGAGGATATTATTCGCCCATACAAGGCTATTTTCCGTTCTGAAGAAGAGTTTACAGGTACGGTTTCTAACGCAGCTATGAAAGATATGATGAAAGTATTTAAAGGCTGGAATGTTTTAGATTTAGTGCCTGTAAACAACAATCTTTCTGCAAACTATGTGAATCAAATTATTGGTGCAGATCATCGGATGACTATCTTTTTTACCGGAGAGATTCCCTTTTCAGCTTTTAACACGACTTTTCAGTTTACTGATAAGGAATTACCAGAAACAACGTTCAATCGTATGATTATAGATTGGAGTAATTATAATAGCAAAGAATTAATGTTGTATTACATTAGTGGCAATAACCAATCATTATTCCGCTCACGTGTCAGTGTGCCAAACATGAATCAATTTATACAGGAAGTCATTGAGCCTGCAAAAAAATATGAGGTTTTTAAAGAAGTAGAGAGAGAGGGCTATACATCTCTTTATCTGGCAAACAGTAATATTGAATCTGTAAAATATACGTACTTTATTGAGGATATTACACCAGAATTATTTAAAAATGTGTTATTCCCAGATCCAAATATTGTGCAGCGTAATGTTGAAAGTGCATCCTCTGAAAAATATACAGATGGTATGTCTTTAATGACCTTGGAAACAAATCTTAAATCATTAAACTATGTATATCCGGCTGCAGAAAGTAGTATTAGAGTCGAGCCATCCAAGCTTTTAAAGGATAGCTTTGAATTTATTAATGAGCATGGAGGATTTACGGCAGATTTCCGCTATGCTTCATCCAATACCAATAAAAATCAAATAGATTATCAAATGTATCTGCAAGGTTTCCCTGTCTATAGCAATCATGTCATTACACGAATGACAACGATTTGGGGAGATAGTCGAATTTTCCATTATAAGCGTCCATACTTCTCATTGGATATGGATATATCATTAGAGAAAGAAATTAAAGAATTAGCATCTGGTGCGGAGATCGCAGAGAGATTAAAAAGCGCCAACAGTATTCCTTTGTCTGATATTGATGAAATTGTCTTGGGCTATTATTTAACACAAAATCAAGAACAGAATATATTTATATTCGAACCTTGCTGGTTTGTTATTCGTAATGGTAGTTGGACTAAACTGACTCCTGAAGTATTAGGAGGTGTTAAAAATGGATTGGAATAG
- a CDS encoding M23 family metallopeptidase has protein sequence MNSFWNRKEENNRFTYNFSSFKKASIIVVLMTSLTINMGFAKEYNKENLNKIYHVYVGNEYIGAVSDEKAIQEIIASKEKVASQQFKGLSIDASSAVKIIPEQVFTNETKDAETLSKLKQSLVAKSDAFTLLVNHKPVVSLKNTEAYEKTVQMLKLQYVSQQELEKLSKNQQSNNNLPELQNGESRLLDVSFKQGVSGLSQKVTPTDIVSPEQAVKYLMTGYLEQETYKIQSGDVLGSVAKKHNLTTSELLALNSDITVDTVLQIGQELNVTVAKPFVTLEVKKEKKVADIIPFKKVVEEDPTMYKGEKVIKQEGVNGKKETTYALTSENGTQTSKVALEEKILQQPVDEIEVVGTKVISSRGTGEFAWPAVGGYISSGMGERWGAFHRGIDIARPSNYNILAADNGVVVAAGTSGTYGNRIVINHNNGFTTLYGHLSSINVEVGQVVEKGSVIGIMGSTGNSTGTHLHFEVEKNGSLENPLSYVGR, from the coding sequence ATGAATTCGTTTTGGAATAGAAAAGAAGAAAACAATAGATTCACCTACAATTTTTCTTCTTTTAAAAAGGCTTCAATCATTGTAGTTTTAATGACAAGTCTAACGATTAATATGGGATTTGCTAAGGAATATAACAAAGAAAACTTAAATAAAATTTACCACGTTTATGTGGGGAATGAATATATTGGTGCAGTGTCTGATGAGAAAGCGATTCAAGAAATTATTGCATCAAAAGAAAAAGTAGCAAGTCAGCAATTCAAAGGTTTATCCATTGATGCTAGCTCAGCTGTTAAAATAATCCCAGAACAAGTATTTACAAATGAAACAAAAGATGCAGAAACATTATCAAAACTTAAGCAATCTTTAGTAGCTAAATCTGATGCCTTTACATTATTAGTAAATCATAAACCGGTAGTATCATTAAAGAATACGGAAGCTTATGAAAAAACGGTTCAAATGTTAAAGCTACAATATGTTTCTCAGCAAGAATTAGAGAAATTATCTAAAAACCAACAATCTAATAATAATCTACCAGAATTACAGAATGGTGAGTCCCGACTTCTAGATGTTTCTTTTAAACAAGGAGTTTCAGGATTATCACAAAAAGTTACACCAACTGATATTGTATCACCTGAGCAAGCCGTGAAATATTTAATGACAGGCTATCTTGAGCAGGAAACGTATAAAATTCAATCTGGAGATGTGTTAGGGTCGGTTGCTAAAAAACATAATTTAACAACAAGCGAACTGTTAGCTCTGAATTCTGATATTACAGTGGATACAGTTTTACAAATTGGACAAGAATTAAATGTTACTGTGGCAAAGCCGTTTGTAACACTTGAAGTAAAAAAGGAAAAGAAAGTTGCGGATATCATTCCGTTTAAAAAAGTAGTCGAAGAAGATCCTACAATGTATAAAGGCGAAAAGGTCATCAAGCAAGAAGGTGTTAATGGAAAAAAAGAAACAACCTATGCATTAACATCTGAAAATGGTACGCAGACATCAAAAGTTGCCTTAGAGGAAAAAATCCTTCAACAACCAGTAGATGAAATTGAAGTAGTCGGTACAAAGGTTATTTCTTCACGTGGAACTGGTGAATTTGCATGGCCAGCAGTCGGGGGCTATATTTCAAGTGGTATGGGTGAACGTTGGGGAGCCTTCCATCGTGGTATTGATATCGCTCGACCAAGTAACTATAATATTTTAGCTGCTGATAATGGTGTAGTTGTTGCAGCTGGCACTTCTGGCACCTATGGTAATCGCATTGTTATTAATCACAATAATGGTTTTACAACACTTTATGGACATCTATCTTCAATCAATGTTGAAGTAGGACAAGTAGTGGAAAAAGGTTCTGTGATCGGTATTATGGGTTCCACTGGAAATTCGACAGGTACACATTTGCATTTTGAAGTTGAAAAGAACGGTTCATTAGAAAATCCGTTATCTTATGTAGGCCGATAA
- the walK gene encoding cell wall metabolism sensor histidine kinase WalK, whose protein sequence is MQKVSFFKSIHVKLVLIYILLILLALQIIGIYFARELERNLKSNFQDSIFQRVDLMQYSLREEILKERDESMPKLEESLKSIVMEFSTGLRDVSNGDILEIRVIDDRQRILATSELENQNLIGQRSNTDLVRRAISAETLFDIIKLDNKTRNRVWVLANPIRAGAGPDDEIIGVLYIEANIESVFEQMNDINQIFLGGTAMSLVITIFLGILVARTITQPIADMRKQAQAMAKGNYSRKVRVYGTDEIGQLAVTFNHLTNRLQEAQSTTEAERRKLDSVLSNMTDGVIATDRKGRIILINDPALELLHISRDITLGRPIASVLGIDQEYSFEDLIHMNDAVNLNFSTSDAPYILRANFSVIQKETGFINGLITVLHDITEQEKIEMDRREFVSNVSHELRTPLTTMRSYLEALADGAWKDENIAPTFLNVTQTETERMIRLVNDLLQLSRMDSSDYELNKDIVLFNSFFNRIIDRFEMSKSDKVQFERLFPETSFYVEIDTDKVTQVIDNIISNAIKYSPDGGNIRFGFTGQEDMLKVMISDDGMGIPKENVGRIFDRFYRVDRARARSMGGTGLGLAIAREMIEAHGGKIWAESEEGQGTTIFFTLPYDADEFGEAGEWE, encoded by the coding sequence ATGCAGAAAGTGAGCTTCTTTAAATCGATTCATGTCAAACTAGTACTGATTTATATTTTATTAATATTACTTGCTTTACAAATTATCGGTATCTATTTCGCTCGTGAATTAGAACGAAATTTGAAGAGCAACTTCCAAGATTCCATTTTTCAGCGAGTTGACTTGATGCAATATAGTCTTCGTGAAGAAATTTTAAAGGAACGCGATGAAAGCATGCCTAAACTAGAGGAAAGCCTAAAGTCAATTGTTATGGAGTTTTCTACTGGTTTAAGGGATGTTTCGAATGGTGATATTTTAGAAATCCGTGTTATTGATGATAGACAAAGAATACTTGCAACATCTGAGCTTGAAAATCAAAATTTAATTGGCCAACGCTCTAATACGGATCTTGTACGTCGAGCAATATCTGCTGAAACACTATTTGATATTATTAAGCTGGACAATAAAACGAGAAATCGTGTGTGGGTATTAGCGAACCCCATTCGTGCTGGTGCAGGACCAGACGATGAAATCATTGGTGTACTTTATATTGAAGCCAATATTGAATCCGTTTTTGAACAAATGAATGATATCAATCAGATTTTCCTTGGTGGTACGGCAATGTCCTTGGTCATTACCATCTTTTTAGGTATTCTTGTGGCACGAACGATTACACAGCCAATTGCTGATATGCGAAAGCAGGCTCAGGCAATGGCTAAGGGGAACTATTCTCGGAAAGTGCGTGTATATGGTACAGATGAAATCGGACAGCTAGCCGTCACCTTTAATCATCTAACCAACCGTTTACAGGAAGCACAATCGACCACAGAAGCTGAACGCCGTAAGCTAGATTCAGTTCTGAGTAATATGACAGATGGCGTTATTGCAACAGATCGTAAGGGACGTATTATTCTAATCAATGACCCTGCACTAGAATTACTGCATATTTCAAGAGATATTACATTAGGGCGTCCTATCGCCTCCGTATTGGGGATTGATCAGGAATATAGCTTTGAAGACTTAATCCATATGAATGATGCAGTCAATTTAAACTTCAGTACATCGGATGCACCCTATATACTTCGTGCTAATTTCTCTGTTATTCAAAAAGAGACGGGCTTTATTAATGGTCTGATTACAGTATTGCACGATATAACAGAGCAAGAAAAGATTGAAATGGATCGTAGGGAATTTGTATCGAATGTATCACATGAGTTAAGAACGCCATTAACAACAATGCGCAGTTATTTAGAGGCACTAGCAGATGGGGCATGGAAAGATGAAAATATTGCTCCTACATTTTTAAATGTAACGCAAACCGAAACAGAGCGTATGATTCGTCTAGTGAATGATTTATTGCAGTTATCTAGAATGGATAGTTCAGATTATGAGTTGAATAAAGATATTGTCTTATTTAATTCATTCTTTAACCGTATTATTGATCGATTTGAAATGTCTAAGTCTGACAAAGTTCAGTTTGAACGATTATTCCCTGAAACATCCTTTTATGTAGAAATTGATACGGATAAGGTCACACAAGTCATTGATAATATCATTTCGAATGCTATTAAATATTCACCAGATGGTGGGAATATTCGCTTTGGCTTTACTGGACAAGAGGACATGCTGAAGGTCATGATTTCAGATGATGGCATGGGTATTCCTAAAGAAAACGTTGGTCGTATTTTTGATCGCTTCTATCGTGTGGATCGTGCTCGTGCTCGTTCTATGGGAGGAACAGGTTTGGGATTAGCTATTGCGCGGGAAATGATTGAAGCACATGGTGGTAAGATTTGGGCTGAAAGTGAAGAAGGACAGGGTACAACAATTTTCTTCACATTACCATATGATGCAGATGAATTTGGTGAGGCAGGTGAGTGGGAATGA
- the yycF gene encoding response regulator YycF, whose product MNKTILVVDDEKPIADILQFNLIKEGYKVICAYDGDEALKKVEEEQPDLMLLDIMLPKRDGMEVCREVRKKYDFPIIMLTAKGSEIDKVLGLEMGADDYVTKPFSTRELIARVKANMRRLQVVAPAAEEAEEESNEIVVGSLVIQPDAYLVMKRDEAIELTHREFELLHYLGKHIGQVMTREHLLQTVWGYDYFGDVRTVDVTIRRLREKIEDNPSHPAWIVTRRGVGYYLRNPEQE is encoded by the coding sequence ATGAACAAAACAATTTTAGTTGTTGACGATGAGAAACCAATCGCAGATATTTTGCAATTTAATTTAATAAAAGAAGGCTATAAAGTTATTTGTGCCTATGATGGTGATGAGGCATTAAAGAAAGTAGAGGAAGAGCAACCAGATTTAATGCTTTTAGATATTATGCTGCCAAAGCGTGACGGAATGGAAGTTTGTAGAGAGGTACGTAAAAAATACGACTTCCCGATTATTATGCTAACAGCTAAAGGCTCTGAGATTGATAAAGTATTAGGGTTAGAGATGGGTGCAGATGATTATGTCACAAAGCCATTTAGTACACGAGAGCTGATTGCGCGTGTGAAGGCCAATATGCGCCGTTTACAAGTGGTCGCTCCAGCAGCAGAAGAGGCTGAGGAAGAGTCGAATGAGATTGTCGTAGGATCGCTTGTTATTCAACCAGATGCTTATTTAGTAATGAAGCGTGATGAGGCAATTGAACTGACACATCGCGAATTTGAGTTACTCCATTATTTAGGGAAACATATTGGACAAGTAATGACACGAGAGCACTTACTACAAACAGTATGGGGCTATGATTACTTTGGTGACGTACGAACTGTTGATGTAACCATTCGCCGTTTACGTGAAAAAATTGAGGATAATCCTAGTCATCCTGCTTGGATTGTCACACGACGTGGTGTAGGTTATTATTTACGAAATCCTGAACAGGAGTAA
- a CDS encoding YitT family protein yields MLRPQKNSMRKVFARIVMVSLGAIIMALGLELFLVPNHIMDGGIVGVSIITSHLLNLPLGIFIFILNLPFIFLGYKQIGKTFALSTGLGITVLSFATLALHTIHPFTEDTLLATVFGGMILGVGVGIVIRYGGSLDGTEILAILFNSKTPFSVGEIIMFFNVIIFTVAGFIFNWEQAMYSIIAYYIAYKMIDIVIQGLEESKSVYIISDDIDEIGQTIMDRLGRGVTFLHGEGAYTGNDKKVIFTVITRLEESKLKTIVAEIDDNAFLAIGNIAEVKGGRFKKKDIH; encoded by the coding sequence ATGTTGAGACCTCAGAAAAATAGCATGCGGAAAGTTTTTGCAAGAATTGTTATGGTGTCGCTAGGTGCGATTATAATGGCATTGGGCTTAGAATTGTTTTTAGTACCTAACCACATTATGGATGGTGGAATCGTAGGTGTTTCCATTATCACATCTCATTTATTAAATTTACCCCTTGGTATTTTCATCTTCATTTTAAACTTACCTTTTATTTTTTTAGGCTATAAACAAATTGGTAAAACCTTCGCACTGTCGACAGGTCTAGGTATTACCGTACTCTCGTTCGCAACACTTGCCTTACATACTATCCATCCATTTACGGAAGACACATTATTGGCAACAGTTTTTGGAGGAATGATTTTAGGAGTTGGTGTCGGTATTGTCATTCGTTATGGAGGTTCATTGGATGGAACTGAAATATTAGCTATTTTATTTAATAGCAAGACACCTTTTTCAGTTGGAGAAATCATTATGTTCTTCAATGTCATTATTTTTACGGTGGCAGGTTTTATTTTTAATTGGGAACAAGCCATGTACTCCATCATTGCATACTATATTGCCTATAAAATGATTGATATTGTTATTCAAGGATTGGAAGAATCGAAATCTGTTTATATCATAAGTGATGACATTGATGAAATTGGACAAACTATTATGGATCGACTTGGTCGTGGCGTTACTTTCCTTCACGGAGAGGGAGCTTATACGGGGAATGACAAGAAAGTCATATTTACCGTTATTACTCGTTTAGAAGAGTCTAAATTGAAAACAATCGTCGCTGAAATAGATGACAATGCGTTTCTAGCCATCGGTAATATCGCCGAGGTAAAAGGTGGTCGCTTTAAGAAGAAGGATATTCACTAA